In Sorghum bicolor cultivar BTx623 chromosome 10, Sorghum_bicolor_NCBIv3, whole genome shotgun sequence, one genomic interval encodes:
- the LOC8076157 gene encoding probable LRR receptor-like serine/threonine-protein kinase At3g47570, with protein sequence MSPQRTMQHASYKALHHLLHLVLLATVLPAIAVSSESNGTDTDLDALLAFRAQLSDPLGVLRGNWTPGTSFCNWLGVSCSQRRERVTALVLPNIPLHGSISPYIGNLSFLYVLNLTNSNLTGSIPAELGRLHRLRVLALPWNSLSGYIPATVGNLTRLESLVLLENSLSGLIPHELKDLQNLRRLDLQKNHLSGKIPEVFNNTPYLSYLNLGNNSLWGPIPVGIGSLPMLQILVLQDNHLTGVVPPDTFNNSALQVLSLVSNNNLTGTIPGNGSFSLPMLQFLSLSWNNFVGRIPVGLSACQFLQIISLSENAFTDVVPTWLDKLSNLRSLSLGGNNLFGSIPIQLVNTTGLQELDLSNNKLEGQILPEFGKMKQLMYLALSDNELTGLVPASIGNLSDLSFLMLDTNMLTGSIPPAFGNLGSLQRLSFGSNHFEGGLEFLGALSNCRQLSYLSMESNSYSGVLPDYIGNLSKLLVTFLAGENNLIGGLPASVSNLTSLQIIYLSGNKLNKSIPESVMKLENLQALALANNIMSGPIPTQIGMLRSLQQLSLDNNNFSGSIPDGLGNLSMLEYISLPYNKFSSSIPPTLFHLDNLIGLNLSNNLLIGTLTPDIGSMNAIINIIDLSSNQLFGDLPESFGQLQMLTYLNLSHNSFQDSIPNSFGKLASLEILDLSYNNLSGNIPMYLANLTYLTNLNLSFNKLQGRIPEGGIFSNISLQSLLGNDALCGSPRLGFSPCMVRSHSRNGKILKFVLPAALAAFGAIVICLYVTIRRKNKNPGALTGSNNITDAVRHRLISYHEIVHATNNFSEENLLGVGCFGKVFKGQLNNGLVVAIKVLNVQLEAATKSFDAECRVLRMVRHRNLIRIINTCSNLDFKALLLEYMPNGSLDAHLHNEDKPPLRFLKRLDIMIEVSMAVEYLHHQYHEVILHCDLKPSNVLFDDDMTVHVADFGIAKLLLGDNNSVISASMPGTIGYMAPEYGSMGKASRKSDVFSFGIMLLEVFTGKKPTDTMFVGELSLRQWVRQAFPSMVSSIIDGNLQQDETIHGFHQTSNPSDVSPRISSESTLRSIFELGLVCTSETPDERITMTDVVAKLKKIKDDFMHESSSA encoded by the exons ATGAGTCCCCAACGCACAATGCAACACGCCAGCTACAAGGCCCTCCATCATCTCCTTCACCTCGTATTACTAGCCACCGTGTTGCCGGCAATCGCCGTTTCCTCCGAGAGCAACGGCACAGATACTGACCTCGACGCCCTGCTCGCGTTCAGGGCACAGCTCTCGGACCCTCTAGGTGTTCTGCGTGGCAACTGGACCCCCGGCACGTCCTTCTGCAACTGGCTGGGCGTCTCCTGCAGCCAGCGCCGAGAGCGCGTCACCGCCCTGGTGCTGCCAAACATTCCCCTGCATGGCAGCATTTCTCCCTACATCGGTAACCTCTCTTTCCTCTACGTCCTGAACCTCACCAACAGCAACCTCACGGGCTCCATTCCAGCTGAGCTTGGACGGCTGCACCGTCTCAGGGTTCTTGCCCTTCCCTGGAACAGTCTGTCAGGTTACATCCCTGCCACTGTCGGGAACCTCACGAGGCTCGAGAGCCTTGTTCTTCTGGAGAACAGTCTGTCAGGGCTGATCCCACATGAGCTGAAAGACCTGCAAAATCTTAGGCGCTTAGACCTCCAGAAGAATCACCTGAGTGGCAAAATACCAGAAGTATTCAACAACACACCTTACCTGAGCTATCTGAACCTTGGCAACAACAGCCTATGGGGACCTATACCTGTTGGTATTGGATCCTTGCCCATGCTTCAAatccttgtcttgcaagataATCACCTCACCGGCGTGGTGCCTCCTGACACCTTCAATAATTCCGCCCTGCAAGTTCTGAGCCTCGTGAGTAACAACAATCTGACAGGGACTATCCCTGGCAATGGAAGCTTCAGTCTTCCAATGCTGCAGTTTTTATCCCTctcttggaacaactttgtggGTAGGATTCCTGTGGGGCTCAGCGCGTGTCAGTTCCTGCAAATAATCTCTTTGTCAGAAAATGCTTTTACAGATGTTGTGCCAACATGGTTGGACAAATTATCAAACCTCAGGTCCCTTTCCTTAGGCGGAAATAACCTTTTTGGGTCGATCCCGATTCAGTTAGTCAATACCACTGGGCTTCAGGAACTTGATCTCTCAAACAACAAGTTGGAAGGGCAGATCCTACCAGAATTTGGGAAGATGAAACAACTCATGTATCTGGCACTTTCGGATAATGAATTGACAGGTCTAGTTCCTGCTTCCATTGGTAACCTGTCTGACCTGTCTTTCCTAATGTTGGATACAAATATGTTGACTGGATCGATCCCACCCGCATTTGGGAATCTTGGCTCTTTACAACGCCTTAGTTTTGGATCGAACCACTTTGAGGGTGGCCTTGAATTTTTGGGTGCTCTTTCTAATTGCAGACAGCTCAGTTACCTCAGCATGGAGTCCAATTCTTACTCTGGGGTTCTCCCAGATTATATTGGAAACCTCTCCAAGCTACTAGTGACTTTCCTAGCAGGTGAGAACAATTTAATTGGCGGACTTCCTGCAagtgtatcaaatttaactagccTGCAAATCATATATCTCTCAGGCAACAAATTGAACAAGTCGATCCCAGAATCCGTTATGAAACTGGAGAATCTCCAGGCACTTGCTCTCGCTAATAATATCATGTCTGGTCCCATCCCAACCCAAATTGGTATGCTTAGAAGCCTTCAACAATTGAGTCTTGACAACAACAACTTCTCTGGCTCCATACCTGATGGCCTTGGTAATCTTAGTATGTTAGAATATATTTCTCTCCCATATAACAAGTTTTCTTCATCCATACCACCGACGTTATTTCATCTTGACAACCTTATTGGACTCAATTTGTCAAACAACCTCTTGATTGGTACACTCACACCTGATATAGGAAGCATGAATGCAATTATTAACATAATAGACCTCTCTAGCAACCAGCTATTTGGTGATCTTCCAGAATCATTCGGACAACTGCAGATGCTGACCTACCTCAATTTATCACATAACTCGTTTCAGGATTCGATCCCAAATTCTTTTGGCAAGTTAGCGAGCTTGGAAATACTGGATCTTTCCTACAATAACCTCTCTGGAAACATCCCAATGTACCTGGCCAATCTTACATACCTCACCAATTTGAACCTCTCCTTTAATAAGCTACAAGGACGTATACCAGAAGGAGGTATTTTCTCAAACATCAGTTTACAGTCCTTGCTAGGGAATGATGCACTTTGTGGTTCTCCACGTCTAGGGTTTTCGCCATGTATGGTCAGATCTCACTCGAGAAATGGAAAGATACTAAAATTTGTACTCCCTGCTGCTCTTGCAGCATTTGGAGCAATAGTTATTTGCTTATATGTAACAATcagaagaaaaaataaaaacccAGGAGCGTTGACAGGATCCAATAATATTACTGATGCAGTCAGACACAGATTAATATCTTATCATGAGATTGTTCATGCCACTAACAATTTCAGTGAGGAAAATTTGTTGGGAGTAGGATGTTTTGGCAAAGTTTTCAAGGGACAGCTAAACAATGGCTTGGTGGTTGCCATCAAAGTTCTAAACGTACAGTTGGAAGCAGCTACAAAGAGCTTTGATGCTGAGTGCCGAGTGCTGCGCATGGTTCGGCATCGCAACTTGATAAGGATAATCAACACTTGTTCTAACCTAGATTTTAAAGCATTGTTACTTGAGTACATGCCTAATGGTAGCTTGGATGCACATCTGCACAATGAAGACAAGCCACCCTTAAGATTCCTCAAGAGATTGGACATCATGATAGAGGTGTCGATGGCAGTAGAATATCTGCATCATCAATATCATGAGGTAATCTTGCACTGTGACTTGAAGCCTAGCAATGTGTTATTTGATGACGATATGACGGTACACGTGGCAGATTTTGGCATAGCAAAACTCTTGTTAGGTGATAATAACTCAGTGATTTCTGCAAGCATGCCTGGAACAATTGGTTATATGGCACCAG AGTATGGCTCCATGGGAAAAGCATCCAGGAAAAGCGATGTGTTTAGTTTTGGAATTATGCTGCTTGAGGTATTCACCGGGAAGAAGCCCACTGATACCATGTTTGTCGGGGAACTGAGCCTTAGGCAGTGGGTTCGTCAAGCATTTCCATCAATGGTTAGCAGTATTATTGATGGTAATTTACAACAAGATGAaacaatacatggttttcaccAGACAAGCAACCCTTCGGATGTTTCTCCAAGAATCTCGTCGGAAAGCACTCTCAGATCAATATTTGAGTTGGGTTTGGTATGCACAAGTGAAACGCCTGACGAAAGGATAACTATGACTGATGTCGTTGCCAAGTTGAAGAAAATCAAGGACGATTTTATGCATGAGAGCAGTTCAGCATGA